The region TTTTTTAATTTTTGAATAAGGCGCCATTGACCAAGGAATCCTTCTTTCTTGTCAGGAACCGGAATAAAACTATCTGCCAATCCGTTCCCTTTTAAGAGCTGATTGATTGATTCAGGTCCAAGAAATACAATTTCTGCAGTTTTGAAATGGGCGCGGATCGAGCACAAGGCTGGAATGGCAAGCACCGCATCTCCGATCCAGTTGGGAACGCGTACGATGAGTTTATTGATTTCGTCTGATTTAATGGCTTTCAATTTGGGTTTTCCATCGCCGATGCATCCATAGCCACTGATCCGGATATTCTCTGACAACCTCTTCAATTGAGAGATTAATATTGGCAGTATTTTGCCGGATATCATTTTTCAAATTTCCAGTTTGTACGAGTGGAATTTCAGGTTTTACGATGATTCGGTGAGATCCGTCTGGTTTTCTCACGATAAAGATCGGCACCATGGGCGTTTTGGTTTTTAACAAAATCATGGCTAGCCCCTTGTTCGTACAGGCGGGACGACCAAAAAATGGAACAAAAACACCTTCCCTGTGGGCCACATTTTGATCCATCAGAACACAAACGAGTTCACCTTTCTTTAATAATCTGATCATTTCCCAGAAAGCATCATTCTTATTGATCACTTTATTCCCTGTGAATGTTCGAATCTCATTGACTCTAAGATGAAGGAAAGGATTGTCCATTTTTCTGGCGACCATAAATCCTTTTTGAAACAGGAGGGAAATGGCAATTCCAAGGAGTTCCCAATTTCCCATGTGGGCACCTATAAAGACGAGACCCTTTCCCTTCTTGATCGCATTTTGGTAGTGTTCCGCCCCTTCTACGGAAAGACTTTTCAAGATTTCTGTCGCGTTTCGACGGGAAAGCCGAATCATCTCAAGTACCGACTGTCCCAGATTCTGAAAACTCTGGACGGCTATCTTTTCAATTTCCGCTTCATTCAGCCGGGAGCCGTAAGCGGCTCTCAAGTTGTTTAGGGTGACATTGCGATGTCTTTTATCCACAAGATAAAACACCCGCCCCAGGTACCGACCGAAACGATTCGAGATTTCCTCGGGTAGTCGGTTGGCCATTTCAGAAAAAAGAAGGTATAAGAGATATTGCAAACGGTAATTGAAAGTTTCCATCTCTTTATATTTTGCCCTCTTTCAATTTTATCCAGGGGAAATCTGTGCCGGTCTTCATCTGTAGTTTCAGGACAACTATCGGGATGTCATTTCGCATATAATGAACCAATTTGACGGCATCCTTATCAGTCGTCAATATGAAATCGACTTTCCTGGAACGGGCAATGTCATAGATGGCATCAAAATCATCCATTTGATAGCAATGATGATCCGGGAACACCAATTCCCGAACGACTTTGATCTCACATTGTTCCGCCAAATCCCGAAATGATTTTGGATTGCCAATTCCGGAGACAAGAAGAGAAGTTTTTCCTTTCATCTTTTCTGACGAATAAGCTTCAGAAGTGATCAAATTCTTGAAAGTGTCGGGAATAAAGAAAACTGAATAAGTGGGAATCTTGCCAAAATTGAAATGCTTTGAATCCTGACCCCTTTGGCCATCCAATACTTCCTTCCGTGTTAAAAGGATAAGCGACGCTCTGCTTATCGCGGACGCCGGTTCTCTTAGAATTCCTCTTGGAAGCAAATAACCATTTCCGAAGGGCTTTTCACCATCGAGCAGGAGGATATTGGTATCACGATACAGACCGAGATGCTGATATCCGTCATCTAGAATAATTAAATCGATCTTAAACTTCTTGAGCAAAAATTGTCCCGTCAAAAATCGATTTTTGCCGACGGCGACGATAACGCCCTTCAACTCCTTTGCGAGGAAATAGGCCTCTTCTCCCGCTTCGGCAGCTGAGACCAATATCTGCATTCCATTAGAAACCAATACGATACGGCCGGGAGAAATTCTCTTATATCCTCTGCTTAATACCGCCACCTGGAAGTCTTCGCGTTGAAAGAATCTCGCCAAGGACAAAACTGCCGGGGTCTTCCCTGTTCCCCCGGCGCTGATATTACCAACACTCATTACCCTCGTCGGCAGCCTTTTGCTTTTCAATATTCCGGACTGGTATAGAGAGATCCTGATTTGCACAGCAGCCCCAAAGAGCATGGATAGCAGATAAAGGACGAAAAACACCCCTCTCCAGGCTCCCTGAGGGCTGTCGGACTTGAGTTGTGTATAGAACCACTGCCGGGTCGACGTATAGGTCTCGGTTTTCATAAACTTCCTAGGATCCACCCTGTTCGGGAAATGATGAACAAATTATCAGGAGACAGTGTGGTTATTCCGGCGAAGTCGGAAATCCATAATCCGCCCAATATCATGTTACTGTCCTCCCGATAAATTCCTCAAGATAGGATGGCAAGAGGTCTCTTCACTCTTCTGCTAATGAATAAGTTTGGAAATGAATTCAAGATTTTTCTCCGAAGCTCCCTGTTTTTCGTATAGGAGTTCCACCGCATTCTTTCCCTTTTCTTCCAGAAGAGAGCGATTCTCCAGATAATAGGAAATCTGGATTGCCAGGTCTTCCTCTCCGGCAATCTCAATTCCAGCCCCTTTGGATTTGAAGAGTTCCGCTATTTCCCTGAAATTATGCATATGCTTTCCAAAAAACGGGGCTTTACCCCAGATAGCTGTCTCAAGTATATTGTGTCCCCCTTTTGGAACAAGACTTCCCCCTACAAATGCGATCGCTGCCCAGTAATACCAATCGGAGAGCTCCCCGATGGTATCCAGTAAAATAACGGGTGCATCCTCCTGTTTCCATTCCGGGTTTTGGGAAAGACCGGTTCTTTTCAAAAACCGAATTCCTGTTCGGTTCAATAATCCAGTTACCTCATTCCAGCGATCCGGATGCCGCGGTGCCAGGATCAGACCCAGTCTCGGAAAGCGCTTCCTGACCAAAACATAGGCCTTCAGGATCATCTCCTCCTCTTTCGAATGAGTACTTCCCGCAATCCACCAGTCCCAACGACTCAAAAGAGGATACTCCTGAAAGGGAATTCTGTTCGGACGAATAATCTGGTCATATTTCGTGTTTCCAGTCGTATGAGTACTTGAAGGTTGCCCCCCCAGGGCGAGAAACTTCTTACGATCTTCCTCTGTCTGCATCAATGCAATGGAAATGCTTCCAAGCCAAACACTCATCAGACTCCTGATTTTCAAGTACCTTCCGAATGACTGGTCGGATATTCGTCCATTAACCAGAACGGATTGAACATTCTTATTTCTAAGCCGGTTTAATAAATTTGGCCATATTTCCGTTTCAAAAAATATAAAGAGCTCCGGATGGATATGGTCGATAACCCGATTTACAATCCAGGGAAAATCAAATGGAAAATAAAAGAGTCCATCGATTCCTTTCATCTTGGCCCTGATATTCTTCTGTCCGGTGACTGTCACTGTAGAAACGACCAGTTTTTTGTCCGGGTATTTCGCCTTGAGTCTGAGCAAGAGAGGTACAGCGGCATTGCCTTCGCCCACTGAAACCGTATGAATCCAGAAGACGGAGCGATCTTTCAGCGAAGAAGTCAGTTCTACAGGAAGAAATCCCAACCGCTCTTTCCAGCCTGTTCGATATTTCGAATTGGTAAAGCTGAGCATCCACCAAATGACAAAAAACGGAAATAGGAGTATGAGAATACAATTGTAAAACAGCGTAGCCATATTTAATCCAGTTTGAACTGTTGAGAAGTTGAATTGCGACCCGATTTTGGGTGCAAATCAAGCAATTCAACGAATAAACAGATCAACAGGTTCTTAAGAAGTATCGGTCTGCTTCTTCCGTTATTTTATTGAGTGTGATTTCCAAATCCTTTCTCCTTTCCTCTAATTGTTCTCGTGTTAAATTCTTTTCAACCCGGATTGGCTTGCCCCAGATAAAAATGCCTTTAGAAAAGAGGTGCGGAATTAAAAAGTGATCCCAAGCCTTAAGTTCTTTTCGGGAGGAGCTGCTGAAAGTAACCGGAATAATGGGTAGCGAAGTCATACGCGCAAGTTCGATAATTCCCATTTGTACCTTGTATGCCGGCCCTTTGGGTCCATCTGGGGTGATCGCAATATCAGAACTTCCCGAAAGTCGCAGCAATTCCCGAACGGCCCTAAAACCACCACGGGTTGAAGAACCTCGGACAGATTGGAATCCAAAATAACGCATGGCGCGTGTCACAATTTCTCCGTCGCCATGTTGGCTGATCAAAATATGAATTAGTTTCCCGTCATATGAAAAGGGCATGAAGAGCTGACGTCCATGCCAAAAGGCAAGAATAAAACGACGGTC is a window of Nitrospirota bacterium DNA encoding:
- the lpxK gene encoding tetraacyldisaccharide 4'-kinase gives rise to the protein MKTETYTSTRQWFYTQLKSDSPQGAWRGVFFVLYLLSMLFGAAVQIRISLYQSGILKSKRLPTRVMSVGNISAGGTGKTPAVLSLARFFQREDFQVAVLSRGYKRISPGRIVLVSNGMQILVSAAEAGEEAYFLAKELKGVIVAVGKNRFLTGQFLLKKFKIDLIILDDGYQHLGLYRDTNILLLDGEKPFGNGYLLPRGILREPASAISRASLILLTRKEVLDGQRGQDSKHFNFGKIPTYSVFFIPDTFKNLITSEAYSSEKMKGKTSLLVSGIGNPKSFRDLAEQCEIKVVRELVFPDHHCYQMDDFDAIYDIARSRKVDFILTTDKDAVKLVHYMRNDIPIVVLKLQMKTGTDFPWIKLKEGKI
- a CDS encoding lysophospholipid acyltransferase family protein; translated protein: MIILPLLGFLVVLLIRMTVRIKRVGEEFIAEFYKKDRRFILAFWHGRQLFMPFSYDGKLIHILISQHGDGEIVTRAMRYFGFQSVRGSSTRGGFRAVRELLRLSGSSDIAITPDGPKGPAYKVQMGIIELARMTSLPIIPVTFSSSSRKELKAWDHFLIPHLFSKGIFIWGKPIRVEKNLTREQLEERRKDLEITLNKITEEADRYFLRTC
- a CDS encoding 3-deoxy-D-manno-octulosonic acid transferase — its product is MATLFYNCILILLFPFFVIWWMLSFTNSKYRTGWKERLGFLPVELTSSLKDRSVFWIHTVSVGEGNAAVPLLLRLKAKYPDKKLVVSTVTVTGQKNIRAKMKGIDGLFYFPFDFPWIVNRVIDHIHPELFIFFETEIWPNLLNRLRNKNVQSVLVNGRISDQSFGRYLKIRSLMSVWLGSISIALMQTEEDRKKFLALGGQPSSTHTTGNTKYDQIIRPNRIPFQEYPLLSRWDWWIAGSTHSKEEEMILKAYVLVRKRFPRLGLILAPRHPDRWNEVTGLLNRTGIRFLKRTGLSQNPEWKQEDAPVILLDTIGELSDWYYWAAIAFVGGSLVPKGGHNILETAIWGKAPFFGKHMHNFREIAELFKSKGAGIEIAGEEDLAIQISYYLENRSLLEEKGKNAVELLYEKQGASEKNLEFISKLIH
- a CDS encoding lysophospholipid acyltransferase family protein; the protein is METFNYRLQYLLYLLFSEMANRLPEEISNRFGRYLGRVFYLVDKRHRNVTLNNLRAAYGSRLNEAEIEKIAVQSFQNLGQSVLEMIRLSRRNATEILKSLSVEGAEHYQNAIKKGKGLVFIGAHMGNWELLGIAISLLFQKGFMVARKMDNPFLHLRVNEIRTFTGNKVINKNDAFWEMIRLLKKGELVCVLMDQNVAHREGVFVPFFGRPACTNKGLAMILLKTKTPMVPIFIVRKPDGSHRIIVKPEIPLVQTGNLKNDIRQNTANINLSIEEVVREYPDQWLWMHRRWKTQIESH